The sequence below is a genomic window from Lolium perenne isolate Kyuss_39 chromosome 4, Kyuss_2.0, whole genome shotgun sequence.
TGGTAGTTCATGTAAGTACCGTAGTATTGTAATAATCCTTTGTTCCTTTATCTGAAGTACACTAAAAACATATTTAATCGTCTACAGTAATTATATGCTTTTTAGTTGGGATACAATTCATTTAGATTTGTTTATTGAGTAAGCTTTGTCGTCTTTATAATTTCATTTTATGGATATCACCTTTGCTTATTTTGTGCTAACAAGATGGGATTACCATTGTAGGTGTACTGCTAGATGATCTTCTTGTTGCTGAAGATCTTGCAGCTGCCGAAACGACAACTGCTGCTAATCACGCAGCAGCCAGTGCAGCAGCCACTGACACACAAGCTGGAAGAGCACCTGGAAGATATGCTTACAATGACGAACGTACAAGACAAGCAGCTCCGGAATCAGCTGCTGATGGATCTGTTGTTCTTGGAACCCCAGTTGCCCCTCCTCTTAACGGGGACATGTATACTGATATTAGCCCTGAGAACGCCGTGCAGGGTCAGAGGTACACTATTTGTTTCATAAATGTGTTCTTGTGTTTTTTCAGTAGCGAGTTTATTTTAGTTGTATAATTATTATTTCACAGTGATTTTTGTTCTGAAATTAATTTGTCACAGGAGATCAAACAAAGGTGTTGATTACTTGGTTGAAGCTTCAGCAGCAGAGGCGGAAGCAATCAGTGCTACTTTAGCCGCTGTAAAGGCTAGGCAGGTTAATGGTGACGCAGAAGAGCTGTCTGACAAGGAACAGTCTCCAGATTCAACATCAAGCAGCAAACATTCAAGCCTCATCAAACCAGACACAGCTCTTACGAACAACATGACACCTCCACCTGGGGTTCGGTTGCACCATAGAGCTGTGAGTACTGAGTAGGCTGTACGCGGCAATTTGTTGTATCATTTGTAGTTTGTTGTTTTGTTTGGCAGTTAATCTTATTCTAGGTCAATTTACTGATATATTGTGCAGTGCTTGATAAAAGTGCTTTTGCATCACACTGGGTGACATGCTCTTTTTTCTTCTTACAGGTGGTGGTGGCTGCAGAAACTGGAGGTGCCTTAGGTGGCATGGTAAGACAGCTTTCAATTGACCAGTTTGAGAATGAAGGAAGAAGGGTCAGCTATGGCACCCCTGAGAATGCAACTGCTGCAAGAAAGTTGCTTGACCGCCAGATGTCCATTAATAGTGTTCCTAAAAAGGTACTTTTCATATGGAAAGTATGGTCAGTCAAAACAAAACTGCTTATGTTCATTGATGTAAAGTTTTCATGCATGTATAAAATATATAGAAATCTGGTAGCTCAACTGTTATGGTAATGATAATGAGCCCTAGTAATTTAGAAATTTAGTGCTCAATATAGGCATTGGCTGAGATATGAGCTACTACTATTCCAAATTATATGAAGTTTTGGTAGGCTATTTTAACCTACCTAAACTTCATATAATTTAGACCAGAGGAAGTACTAGCCTACTTACTGTTCTTGGCAACTACTTAATTACTCTGTGTTCTGTCTATACTTATCCAGGTGATTGCAGCTCTGTTAAAACCTCGAGGTTGGAAGCCTCCCGTGCGAAGACAGTTCTTCTTGGACTGCAACGAGATTGCAGATTTGTGTGATAGTGCCGAGAGAATATTTTCAAGCGAACCAAGTGTTCTGCAACTTAAAGCCCCCATTAAAATATTTGGTGATTTACACGGTCAATTTGGTGACCTTATGAGATTGTTTGATGAGTATGGTGCTCCTTCAACGGCAGGAGACATTGCGTAAGTTCTTGTTTGAGTGAATAAAAGTGATACTTATCTTCAGTTATGGTTGTTTTTCAACATGCAAAAACCACACAACAAATTCTGATGCCATATATATTACTCCCTCCGCCCTGAAAAGGATGTTGCAGATTTTTCTAAATTCTGATGTATCTATACACCAAAAAGTGTCCGAATGCTTAGTGTATTATCAGCAAATATTTTCTTAGTGTATTATCTTTTGATACTTAACCCCGTTCAGTTTCATACTTCATTGCAAAACGAGTATATTTCCCTGTTCTCCCTATATCTCTAATAAATATTGAGCTGTTCCTACGCCTGTTGAATATACCATTAATCCTGTCCCTACATATTGAATATTTTTGGGGTTACTttggtcatcatcggcttgcttaGTCTTGTCTCAATCTACAGGTATATCGATTATCTCTTCTTGGGTGATTATGTGGATCGTGGCCAGCATAGTTTAGAAActatgtcccttcttcttgctttGAAGGTATCTAAACTTACCTTCATGCAAACTACTCTTGTTTTTATGTCATTTATTTGAATTTTAATATCCAAGTAAACTAAACATTTCAGGTTGAATATCCGCAAAACGTACATTTAATTCGTGGAAATCATGAGGCTGCAGATATTAATGCTTTGTTTGGCTTCCGAATAGAGTGTATAGAGAGAATGGTAATTTTTGTTGTGTATATTGCATTTCGTTGAAGACCAGCTTTCTTTTCTTACATTTGTGTTCTTTGCTGAAACAATAGGGTGAGCGAGATGGCATCTGGACATGGCATCGTATGAATAGGTTATTTAACTGGCTTCCTTTGGCTGCGCTGATAGAAAAGAAAATCATCTGTATGCATGGTGGCATCGGTCGGTCAATCAACCATGTAGAACAAATCGAGAATCTTCAAAGACCAATTACCATGGAAGCAGGCTCTGTTGTCCTCATGGATCTCCTATGGTCTGCATTGCAACAGCCCCCACTGATCTATACCCTTAGCTGGAATATTTTTATTTGATGCCCATGATCTTGTTGTGATGTTTACAGGTCCGATCCAACAGAGAACGATAGTGTTGAA
It includes:
- the LOC127293676 gene encoding serine/threonine-protein phosphatase BSL2 homolog isoform X2: MVVIQGGIGPAGLSAEDLHVLDLTQQRPRWHRVVVQGPGPGPRYGHVMALVGQRFLLTIGGNDGKRPLADVWALDTAAKPYEWRKLEPEGEGPPPCMYATASARSDGLLLLCGGRDGNSVPLSSAYGLAKHRDGRWEWAIAPGVSPSPRYQHAAVFVNARLHVSGGALGGGRMVEDSSSVAVLDTAAGVWCDTKSVVTTPRTGRYSADAAGGDAAVELTRRCRHAAAAVGDLIFIYGGLRGGVLLDDLLVAEDLAAAETTTAANHAAASAAATDTQAGRAPGRYAYNDERTRQAAPESAADGSVVLGTPVAPPLNGDMYTDISPENAVQGQRRSNKGVDYLVEASAAEAEAISATLAAVKARQVNGDAEELSDKEQSPDSTSSSKHSSLIKPDTALTNNMTPPPGVRLHHRAVVVAAETGGALGGMVRQLSIDQFENEGRRVSYGTPENATAARKLLDRQMSINSVPKKVIAALLKPRGWKPPVRRQFFLDCNEIADLCDSAERIFSSEPSVLQLKAPIKIFGDLHGQFGDLMRLFDEYGAPSTAGDIAYIDYLFLGDYVDRGQHSLETMSLLLALKVEYPQNVHLIRGNHEAADINALFGFRIECIERMGERDGIWTWHRMNRLFNWLPLAALIEKKIICMHGGIGRSINHVEQIENLQRPITMEAGSVVLMDLLWSDPTENDSVEGLRPNARGPGLVTFGPDRVMEFCNNNDLQLIVRAHECVMDGFERFAQGHLITLFSATNYCGTANNAGAILVLGRDLVVVPKLIHPLPPAITSPETSPDHIEDTWMQELNANRPATPTRGRPQAAAAAANDRGALAWI